A genomic window from Mobula hypostoma chromosome X1, sMobHyp1.1, whole genome shotgun sequence includes:
- the LOC134340435 gene encoding interferon alpha-21-like has protein sequence MALGRVWRVCSVWLFLTVTLTLGCERLRLLQVLNTETLGKLNEMGGRLPRQCATERLSLKTKPLDLVKLSEQVHAQERIWIVHQTLHHLRRIYSLNLSSVTWVQSSVEHFRLLLDRQLKELEDCVRKPGSESKPRKNAAILKYFHVLREFLKQKRFTACAWEITRAETRAHLQQHLLIMAKISRGH, from the exons ATGGCATTGGGCCGAGTTTGGAGAGTTTGCAGTGTGTGGCTGTTTTTGACCGTGACCCTGACCCTGGGCTGTGAGAGGCTGCGGTTACTGCAAGTTCTCAACACAGAGACTCTGGGCAAACTGAATGAAATG GGTGGCCGCCTCCCCCGACAGTGTGCGACTGAGAGGCTGTCGTTGAAAACCAAGCCTCTGGACCTGGTGAAACTTTCGGAGCAGGTTCAT GCACAGGAAAGGATCTGGATTGTCCATCAGACCCTGCATCACCTCCGCAGGATCTACAGTTTGAACCTGAGCTCAGTCACGTGGGTCCAGAGCTCAGTGGAACACTTCAGGCTTCTCTTGGATCGgcagctcaaagagctggaagatTGTGTCCGGAAACCAGGCTCAGAGTCCAAACCAAGGAAGAATGCCGCAATTCTTAAATACTTTCATGTACTGAGAGAGTTTCTGAAACAGAAG AGATTCACTGCCTGTGCCTGGGAAATAACCCGCGCTGAGACCAGAGCACATCTACAACAGCACCTTCTCATTATGGCAAAAATCAGCAGAGGTCACTGA